GCTCAACGTCTAAACTTCCGGTCAAAGGAAAATTTCTAGCCGAGATCGAATCAAAGGACAAGACCACTAGCGCTTATGCTTATGTTTACGTTGTGGAAGGATCCAGTGGATCATTACTAAGCTGCGCCACTGCTCAGGAACTTGGGTTAATGAAACAGTGCTTAAATGTTGTTTCACATGAAGAGATCTTGGAGGAATTCAATGATAGATTCCAAGGTATTGGTAAACTGAAGAACTACAAAGTCAAACTTCACATTGACGAAACCGTCAAACCAGTTGCGCAACCTCACAGGCGTATACCGTTTCATATCCGCAAAAAGGTGGAGCAAGAACTACAAAATCTGGAGGATTTAGATATTATAGAAAAAGTAGAAGGGCCGACACCATGGATTTCCCCCATAGTAGCAGCACCCAAACCAAAAGACCCTGACAAGGTACGAATTTGTGTTGATATGAGACAAGCTAATAACGCTATACACAGAGAGCGTCACGTAATGCCAACTGTTGATGACATGATCAACGACCTAAATGGTGTAAAAGATTTATCAAAGCTCGACTTGAATTCAGGTTATCATCAACTTGAATTAGCGCCCGAATCCCGCTATATCACTACGTTCTCCACACATGTTGGATTGCGAAGGCATAAGCGATTAAACTTCGGAATATCGTCTGCTGCAGAAGCATTCCAAGTAATAATTCAACAAGTTATAGAAGGGATCGATGGAGTGCGCAATCTCAGTGACGATATCTTTGTTTTTGGGAACACACAGGAGGATCACGATAGAGCTTTAAGAAGTGTCCTGACCAGATTGAGGGATAAGAACATAACACTGAACAAAAGAAAGTGTGAATTCAACGGATTTGTATTTTCGGGAAATGGAATATCAGCAGACCCAGCCAAGGTTGAAGCAACCAAAAATGCAGAGAATCCGACAAATGCATCGGAGATGCTAAGTTTTCTTGGTATGGTAAATTACTGTTCCAGGTTTATACCAGATTTTGCtactgtatgtaaaacttatacgataccaattttgatgcaccagatgcgcatttcgacaaaaaatgtctcttccgtgatgctcaaccgaaatatgtAAGCCGCTACGCGACCTGACAAGAAAGAATCAAAAATGGATTTGGACAAACGAACATTCAAATGTCATGAAGACACTAAAGGATGTCATTACAGATAAAACTCGTACTTTGATCCGACGAAGAAAACTGAAGTAATTGTAGATGCAAGTCCCGTAGGACTCAGTGCAATCTTGTCACAATACGATGAAAATAACAACAGGAAGATTATTGCGTATGCCAGCAAAACTCTATCACCAGTAGAGCAAAGATATTCACAAACGGAAAGAGAAGCTTTAGCTATCGTCTGGAGCTCTACTTGTTTGGTCAAGAATTCAGGTTAGTCACCGATCACAAGCCACTTGAGCTAATATTTGGAAACCCGAATTCCAAACCTCCAGCGAGAATTGAAAGATGGGCTTTACGTTTACAGCCATATAATTTCAAAGTAGTATACAAACCAGGAAAATCTAATCCGAGTGATTACATGTCACGTCATCCGATTCATCAAACAGAAATCAGAAGTTTAAGAGCATCAAAGGTTGCAGAGGAATATATCAACTTCACAATAAGTAGCGACATACCAAAgtcaatgaaattgaataaGTTTAAGACTCACACCGACAAAGATCCGATGCTACGAGAACTACGATCATCGCTGGAATCTGGAGATTGgacaaaatttgcaaaaagtAAGACTTCCGATTGGAAATCTTTTTATAAACTTAGAGATGAATTTACACTCGCCGATACAGGTATCATCTTGAAGAATACACGAATTCTTACACCAAAGTCGCTCATAAAACGAGTAGTTGAACTAGCTCATGAGGGTCACCAAGGGGTggtgaaaacaaaatcatttttgcGTGAAAAGGTCTGGTTTCCAGGAATTGATAAAATCGTAGAATCCACAATCAAATATTGCATCCCGTGTCAAGCAACGGTAGAGACAAAACGCATAGAACCATTACAGATGTCACCGCAACCAAGTGGACCGTGGACTGAAGTTTCGATGGACTTCTGTAGACCATTTCCATCAGGAGACTATTTGATGGTAGTCATTGATGAATATTCGAGATATCCAGTCGTGGAAATCTTGAAATCAATTTCAGCAAAGTCCGTGATGACAAGGTTTGACAAAATATTTGCTGAATTTGGAATTCCGTGTACTTTGAAATCAGATAACGGACCGCAGTTTAATGGATCAGAATTTAAACAATTTGCTGAATATCTGGGtttcaaacacagaaaaatCACACCGCTATGGCCTATGGCGAATGCAGAGTCTGAAAGATTCATGAGAACCATAGAGAAAACCATTAGAGCTTCAAACGTGGAAAGTAAAAATTGGAAACAAGAAATACACACGTTTTTAAGGAATTATCGAGCTACACCACACTGCACGACGAAACTGTCACCATTCGAGATTCTATTTGGACGCACGTTGAAAACAAAGTTAGATGTTGAAATCCTTACCGAAAGAAAaggagaagaaattgaaacgaaaaCTGACATTcgtaaaaatgatgaaaaagcTAAGATGCAAATGAAGCAGTATGCTGACAGCAAATCCGAAGCcaagtttgaaagaaaacaatctCGAGATAGGAGATTATGTACtcgtaaaataaaataaaacgaaCAAAACACCCTACAATCCAAACTCAATGGAAATCATAAACAAAAAGGGGACATTGATTACAGCACAAAATTAATGACCGTGAAATTACAAGAAATTCAAGTCACGTCAAGGAAGTAAATACTGAAGCAATAAACGATCGTGAAATTGACAATGCAGAAGATAAGAGCTATGATATTCAAACCAAACTCAATCCGAAACCGCCATACGAGTTATGAAGGTCAAGAAAAGCGCCGAAACATCTGGAAGATTATGtatggaatgagagtaccaaacccccgtatgcgtaacccggacgcaggagtgaaattatttggaattgaaagaggTTCaaattatagaggttcaaattaattatCAGGATGAAAacttatcgcacaaaatcgagaaatgactgaggaaattaccatggtaggggtgtgcttaaaatgaagtgtgtaatttactgcagattgctatgtgttgtaaaaaaaagtacaaatatggcctataaaagacacgggaccctatatatttttttgtcattttttatcaatacttggaatgaactttgaaatgtttgcggtcatttgtttaaaatcgatatagttaataGGCACGTTTCGAGTTCATCCGGAACACCCGGGATTATTCgcatttagccacgccgatcaCGTGACATGAACAAAATGTTCAGCAGGGGTACTTCCGGTTGATATTATTTACTCTGGTAACAAAACTGTCTTTAACAAAATATGCATTTTATGGCACGAAAGGTCGCAATTCAGATAATGGAAAGAAAGGGGTGTATATCTACTTTGGATGATGTTAAAGTTCACCCTttcctagctgcaataatgtagccctctctgattttttttttttttttttttttttagggagagggctacaactccttaggatctccgtaatggtgcaaatgcgggagtgattcactcccgcaacatttgcgctcattctaaacatttcctgactttctttacgtaaataaaatgatattctatgtttcttagtcaatatataaatttacaacctgcaactttagatttgtgaggctctattctaccgttttcaacaatttcgataaatcccagtttctcgattcatatttatgcgccatgtttgatgtactgaagtttcaacttccggttgtcaagtcatttgcatatgccatataaggtggtatttacatcaatggacaagtatggaggcgaaagctatttcgtcggtattgagaagatttgaatttaatatcaagttaaaaaccgaacagcagagtgtaaattctttctgcaacaatatgattttctttcctttgtcgaagtggctcgagtaactacattttcgcgctgattgtcaatgtttaggcttttcattagatccacctacgagatctcgcgataacaagcatggcggagcagacgaagaattttgcatgctgtacattatatttaatgaaaaacacctttattagacatgtccgagcacaaagttggtactccttttggtgtaaacaacatttgggaccaacacacagagtttattatcggttattcataaaattattttgcaccattacggagatcctatggaattgtagccctatcccgaaaacgtcagaataaaaaaaaattggattgggctacattattgcagctaacccTTTCCCAACCCTGGAAAAAATGTCCACGCAGAGGAAACGATGGCGTCATTTGTTTAGAAAACCACGAGCAGCAGAACAGTGCAGAAAATTAGAGCGATTACTACATTCCGTAAAAGCTAAACAAACACAGAAGCATCCCTGTTCTAGCCATTTCACCATATGAGAGGCGACgttaacaaacagtgatcaagtTTTAAGAAAGCCAAGAGGTTTGTACTGCCCTTTACAAATAGATACTGCGTGACATTAAAATAGGCCTAGTTGATACCCTCATCCACATAGATCTGAGCAATGTATGCATTTTACAATGGTGATCATGTGGCACTAAATTGATAGTAAATTATCATATATCAGAGAATTTACAATTCGAACTCATGGTTTAGGCTCATAGGcaatttcgggggggggggcatataattataatattggGGGATCTATTCTTACAGACATAGATTAGGATTTGCAATAATCATTCATCCAAGTTCCATACAGATAGTTCATTTACTtccaaataaatttcaattcataTCAAAGAACTCTCATTTATTTTTGCTCCAACTTGACCAAGCAGTGTGCTTTGTATACatcagaaattacatgtatgtacacttcCACTCATATTTATGT
This genomic window from Ostrea edulis chromosome 4, xbOstEdul1.1, whole genome shotgun sequence contains:
- the LOC125672921 gene encoding uncharacterized protein LOC125672921, producing MDAFHTRLRHLAEHCEFDDTEREIKSQIIQGCESSRLRRKTLREPDISLQNILDSARAMEISQLQASGMEEQKDTVNTAKYKPIKHKKQLQVKKSTTCFNCGKAWPHKDHPCPAKDKECHKCKKTGHFVKLCKSEKQKTRPQKEKRHQHSRQRNIWEMDKNKKIKLEKATSKILTYGSTSKLPVKGKFLAEIESKDKTTSAYAYVYVVEGSSGSLLSCATAQELGLMKQCLNVVSHEEILEEFNDRFQGIGKLKNYKVKLHIDETVKPVAQPHRRIPFHIRKKVEQELQNLEDLDIIEKVEGPTPWISPIVAAPKPKDPDKVRICVDMRQANNAIHRERHVMPTVDDMINDLNGVKDLSKLDLNSGYHQLELAPESRYITTFSTHVGLRRHKRLNFGISSAAEAFQVIIQQVIEGIDGVRNLSDDIFVFGNTQEDHDRALRSVLTRLRDKNITLNKRKCEFNGFVFSGNGISADPAKVEATKNAENPTNASEMLSFLGMEDYCVCQQNSITSRAKIFTNGKRSFSYRLELYLFGQEFRLVTDHKPLELIFGNPNSKPPARIERWALRLQPYNFKVVYKPGKSNPSDYMSRHPIHQTEIRSLRASKVAEEYINFTISSDIPKSMKLNKFKTHTDKDPMLRELRSSLESGDWTKFAKSKTSDWKSFYKLRDEFTLADTGIILKNTRILTPKSLIKRVVELAHEGHQGVVKTKSFLREKVWFPGIDKIVESTIKYCIPCQATVETKRIEPLQMSPQPSGPWTEVSMDFCRPFPSGDYLMVVIDEYSRYPVVEILKSISAKSVMTRFDKIFAEFGIPCTLKSDNGPQFNGSEFKQFAEYLGFKHRKITPLWPMANAESERFMRTIEKTIRASNVESKNWKQEIHTFLRNYRATPHCTTKLSPFEILFGRTLKTKLDVEILTERKGEEIETKTDIRKNDEKAKMQMKQYADSKSEAKFERKQSRDRRLCTRKIK